The Streptomyces sp. SS1-1 genome has a segment encoding these proteins:
- a CDS encoding DUF1003 domain-containing protein produces the protein MAPERESGGRERATAGATAAGRGPRTRLDQPRPPRRRILPEWDPDAFGRLSERVARFIGTGRFLVWMTVVIILWVLWNIAAPSELRFDEYPFIFLTLALSLQASYAAPLILLAQNRQDDRDRVNLEQDRKQNERSIADTEFLTREVAALRVNLGEVATRDWMRSELQDLMKELEERQNGHRDRGVFPADRSPGRDVDDR, from the coding sequence ATGGCTCCTGAGCGCGAGAGCGGCGGACGCGAGCGCGCCACGGCGGGCGCGACCGCCGCCGGACGGGGACCGCGGACCCGGCTGGACCAGCCGCGCCCGCCGCGCCGCCGCATCCTGCCCGAGTGGGACCCGGACGCCTTCGGGCGCCTGTCGGAGCGGGTCGCCCGGTTCATCGGCACCGGGCGGTTCCTGGTGTGGATGACGGTCGTGATCATCCTGTGGGTGCTGTGGAACATCGCGGCGCCCAGCGAGCTGCGCTTCGACGAGTACCCGTTCATCTTCCTGACGCTGGCCCTGTCCCTGCAGGCGTCGTACGCGGCCCCGCTGATCCTGCTCGCTCAGAACCGGCAGGATGACCGGGACCGGGTCAACCTCGAACAGGACCGCAAGCAGAACGAGCGGTCGATCGCCGACACCGAGTTCCTGACCCGCGAGGTCGCGGCGCTGCGGGTCAACCTGGGCGAGGTCGCCACCCGTGACTGGATGCGCTCGGAGCTGCAGGACCTGATGAAGGAACTGGAGGAACGCCAGAACGGGCACCGCGACCGCGGGGTATTCCCGGCGGATCGGTCGCCGGGACGTGACGTAGACGACCGCTGA
- a CDS encoding Mrp/NBP35 family ATP-binding protein, which yields MATEDAVREALATVNDPEINRPITELGMVKSVEIGADGAVAVTVYLTVSGCPMRDTITQRVTDAVSRVEGVTRVDVTLDVMSDEQRKELANALRGGQAEREVPFAKPGSLTRVYAVASGKGGVGKSSVTVNLAAAMAADGLKVGVVDADIYGHSVPRMLGADGRPTQVENMIMPPSANGVKVISIGMFTPGNAPVVWRGPMLHRALQQFLADVYWGDLDVLLLDLPPGTGDIAISVAQLVPNAEILVVTTPQQAAAEVAERAGSIAVQTHQKIVGVVENMSGLPCPHCGEMVDVFGTGGGQTVADGLTRTTGATVPVLGSIPIDVRLREGGDEGKPVVLSDPDSPAGAALRSIAGKLGGRQRGLSGLSLGITPKNKF from the coding sequence ATGGCTACGGAAGACGCGGTGCGCGAGGCACTGGCGACGGTGAACGACCCCGAGATCAACCGCCCCATCACCGAGCTGGGGATGGTCAAGTCGGTGGAGATCGGTGCGGACGGTGCGGTCGCGGTCACCGTGTACCTGACGGTCTCCGGCTGCCCGATGCGCGACACCATCACGCAGCGCGTGACGGACGCGGTCTCCCGCGTCGAGGGCGTGACCCGGGTCGACGTCACGCTCGACGTGATGAGCGACGAGCAGCGCAAGGAGCTGGCGAACGCCCTGCGCGGCGGCCAGGCCGAGCGTGAGGTCCCCTTCGCCAAGCCGGGCAGCCTGACCCGCGTGTACGCGGTCGCCTCCGGCAAGGGCGGCGTCGGCAAGTCCTCGGTCACGGTGAACCTGGCGGCTGCCATGGCGGCCGACGGTCTGAAGGTGGGCGTCGTCGACGCCGACATCTACGGCCACAGCGTGCCGCGCATGCTGGGCGCCGACGGGCGTCCGACCCAGGTCGAGAACATGATCATGCCGCCGTCGGCGAACGGCGTGAAGGTCATCTCCATCGGCATGTTCACGCCGGGCAACGCGCCGGTGGTGTGGCGCGGCCCGATGCTGCACCGCGCGCTCCAGCAGTTCCTCGCGGACGTGTACTGGGGCGACCTCGACGTCCTGCTGCTGGACCTGCCGCCCGGCACCGGCGACATCGCGATCTCGGTCGCGCAGCTGGTCCCGAACGCCGAGATCCTGGTCGTGACGACCCCGCAGCAGGCCGCCGCCGAGGTGGCCGAGCGGGCCGGCTCCATCGCCGTCCAGACCCACCAGAAGATCGTCGGCGTGGTCGAGAACATGTCGGGCCTGCCCTGCCCGCACTGCGGCGAGATGGTCGACGTGTTCGGCACGGGCGGCGGCCAGACGGTCGCCGACGGCCTGACCCGCACCACGGGTGCGACGGTCCCGGTCCTCGGCAGCATCCCGATCGACGTCCGCCTGCGCGAGGGCGGCGACGAGGGCAAGCCAGTCGTCCTGAGCGACCCGGACTCCCCGGCGGGCGCGGCCCTGCGCTCGATCGCGGGCAAGCTGGGCGGGCGGCAGCGCGGCCTGTCGGGTCTGTCGCTGGGGATCACGCCGAAGAACAAGTTCTGA
- a CDS encoding MFS transporter — MDPLDAGSGSILRQPKAVWATAGASVVAFMGIGLVDPILPSIASGLDATAGQVSLLFTSYFLITAVAMLLTGFVSSRIGGRKTLLLGLALVVVFAALAGTSGSVGELVGFRAGWGLGNALFVSTALAVIVGAAAGGSAAAILLYESALGLGMACGPLLGALLGDASWRYPFFGTAFLMAVGFLCITAFLKEQPRPATKTSVLDPIRALGHGGLASAAASAFFYNYTFFTVLAFTPFVLDMSPYRSGAVFFAWGVLLAVFSVIVAPRLQERFGSLRVLGGSLVLLAADVLVLGYGDHTTAVVCTILSGAFIGVNNTVYTELALGVSDAPRPVASAGYNFVRWFAAAAAPFFAPRIEEWTGSLRVPFVVAAVTAVLGALVVLVRRRALTLEAEEHATRHATEDSVTVFAN, encoded by the coding sequence ACCGCGGGCGCGTCCGTCGTCGCCTTCATGGGCATCGGGCTCGTCGACCCGATCCTGCCGTCCATCGCGAGCGGCCTGGACGCCACGGCCGGCCAGGTCTCGCTGCTCTTCACCTCGTACTTCCTGATCACCGCCGTGGCGATGCTGCTCACCGGCTTCGTCTCCAGCCGGATCGGCGGTCGCAAGACGCTGCTGCTCGGTCTGGCGCTGGTCGTCGTCTTCGCGGCCCTCGCCGGCACCTCCGGCTCGGTCGGCGAACTGGTCGGGTTCCGGGCCGGCTGGGGTCTGGGCAACGCGCTCTTCGTCTCCACCGCGCTCGCCGTGATCGTCGGAGCCGCGGCCGGCGGCAGCGCGGCGGCGATCCTGCTGTACGAGTCCGCCCTCGGGCTCGGCATGGCCTGCGGCCCGCTGCTGGGGGCGCTGCTCGGCGACGCCAGCTGGCGCTACCCGTTCTTCGGCACCGCGTTCCTGATGGCCGTCGGTTTCCTGTGCATCACGGCGTTCCTCAAGGAGCAGCCCAGGCCGGCCACCAAGACCTCGGTGCTCGACCCGATCCGCGCGCTCGGCCACGGCGGCCTGGCGTCGGCGGCGGCCTCGGCGTTCTTCTACAACTACACGTTCTTCACCGTGCTGGCCTTCACGCCGTTCGTGCTGGACATGAGCCCGTACCGGTCGGGCGCGGTGTTCTTCGCGTGGGGTGTGCTGCTCGCCGTGTTCTCGGTGATCGTGGCCCCGCGTCTGCAGGAGCGCTTCGGCTCGCTGCGGGTGCTCGGCGGCTCGCTCGTCCTGCTCGCGGCCGACGTGCTGGTCCTCGGCTACGGCGACCACACGACCGCCGTGGTCTGCACGATCCTGTCGGGTGCGTTCATCGGCGTGAACAACACCGTCTACACCGAGCTGGCCCTCGGCGTGTCGGACGCGCCGCGCCCGGTGGCCAGCGCCGGCTACAACTTCGTCCGCTGGTTCGCGGCGGCCGCGGCGCCGTTCTTCGCCCCGCGGATCGAGGAGTGGACCGGCAGCCTGCGGGTGCCGTTCGTGGTGGCGGCCGTCACGGCGGTGCTGGGCGCGCTCGTCGTCCTCGTCCGCCGCAGGGCGCTCACACTGGAGGCCGAGGAGCACGCCACGCGGCACGCGACCGAGGACAGCGTCACCGTGTTCGCCAACTGA
- a CDS encoding suppressor of fused domain protein: MADVLPLVEARLRTALGEPDARAAVTFLGTDRVEVLRFQEGDIVRYATLGMSAHPMTDPTAVIADPVKGPRAELVLSVRAGLADTDKVLRPLAVLAASPQVEGVVVAPGASLDVGEPLWPGAPFTSVLVAEPGGLVEDLDLDAPLDPVSFLPLLPMTPNEAAWKRVHGAQALQERWLTHGTDLRDPTRTSVPLT; this comes from the coding sequence ATGGCTGATGTTCTTCCCCTGGTCGAGGCCCGGCTCCGCACCGCCCTCGGCGAACCGGACGCCCGCGCGGCGGTCACCTTCCTCGGCACCGACCGCGTCGAGGTGCTCCGCTTCCAGGAGGGCGACATCGTCCGCTACGCGACCCTCGGCATGTCCGCGCACCCCATGACGGACCCGACGGCCGTGATCGCCGACCCCGTGAAGGGCCCCCGCGCCGAGCTGGTCCTGTCCGTCCGCGCCGGACTCGCCGACACCGACAAGGTGCTGCGCCCGCTCGCGGTGCTCGCCGCGTCCCCGCAGGTGGAGGGTGTCGTCGTGGCGCCCGGCGCCTCCCTCGACGTCGGTGAACCCCTGTGGCCCGGCGCCCCGTTCACCTCGGTCCTGGTCGCCGAGCCGGGCGGTCTCGTGGAGGACCTGGACCTCGACGCCCCGCTGGACCCGGTGAGCTTCCTGCCGCTGCTCCCGATGACACCGAACGAGGCCGCCTGGAAGCGTGTGCACGGCGCCCAGGCCCTCCAGGAGCGCTGGCTGACGCACGGGACGGACCTGCGGGATCCCACCCGCACGTCCGTCCCGCTGACGTGA
- a CDS encoding magnesium transporter MgtE N-terminal domain-containing protein — MAAGVPRIFVSHLAGVAVFDPNGDQVGRVRDLVVMLRVGRRPPRLLGLVVELSTRRRIFLPMTRVTSIESGQVITTGVLNVRRFEQRPTERLVFGELLDRRVKLVETDEEVTVLDLSVQQLPARRDWEIDKVFVRKGGRGGAFRRAKGESLTVEWSAVTGFSLEEQGQGAENLLATFEQLRPADLANVLHHLSPKRRAEVAAALDDDRLADVLEELPEDDQIEILGKLKQERAADVLEAMDPDDAADLLSELPPDEQERLLNLMQPSDAADMRRLMAYEEHTAGGLMTTEPIILRPDATVADALARIRHPDLSPALAAQVYVCRPPDETPTGKYLGTVHFQRLLRDPPYTLVSSMVDEALEALEPDATLPVVAGFFATYDMVAAPVVDDSGSLLGAVTVDDVLDHMLPDDWRETEFHLDEDSGEGSGTDGS; from the coding sequence ATGGCAGCCGGCGTCCCCCGGATCTTCGTCTCGCACCTCGCCGGTGTCGCCGTGTTCGACCCGAACGGCGACCAGGTGGGCCGGGTGCGGGACCTGGTCGTCATGCTGCGCGTGGGCCGGCGCCCGCCGCGGCTGCTCGGCCTGGTCGTCGAACTGTCCACCCGGCGCCGTATCTTCCTGCCGATGACCCGGGTGACCAGCATCGAGTCCGGCCAGGTCATCACGACCGGGGTGCTGAACGTCCGCCGGTTCGAGCAGCGGCCCACCGAGCGGCTGGTCTTCGGCGAACTGCTGGACCGGCGCGTCAAGCTGGTGGAGACCGACGAGGAGGTCACCGTCCTGGACCTGTCGGTGCAGCAGCTGCCCGCCCGTCGGGACTGGGAGATCGACAAGGTGTTCGTCCGCAAGGGCGGTAGGGGCGGCGCCTTCCGGCGGGCCAAGGGCGAGTCGCTGACGGTCGAGTGGTCCGCGGTCACCGGCTTCTCCCTGGAGGAGCAGGGGCAGGGCGCGGAGAACCTGCTGGCCACGTTCGAGCAGCTGCGGCCCGCCGACCTCGCCAACGTGCTGCACCACCTCTCCCCCAAGCGCCGCGCCGAGGTCGCCGCCGCCCTGGACGACGACCGCCTCGCCGACGTGCTGGAGGAGCTGCCGGAGGACGACCAGATCGAGATCCTCGGCAAGCTGAAGCAGGAGCGCGCCGCCGACGTCCTGGAGGCCATGGACCCGGACGACGCGGCCGACCTGCTCAGCGAGCTGCCCCCGGACGAGCAGGAGCGGCTGCTGAACCTGATGCAGCCCTCGGACGCGGCCGACATGCGCCGTCTGATGGCGTACGAGGAGCACACCGCGGGCGGTCTGATGACGACCGAGCCGATCATCCTGCGGCCCGACGCCACCGTCGCCGACGCGCTCGCCCGTATCCGGCACCCCGACCTGTCCCCGGCCCTGGCCGCCCAGGTCTACGTCTGCCGTCCGCCCGACGAGACGCCGACCGGCAAGTACCTCGGCACGGTCCACTTCCAGCGGCTGCTGCGCGACCCCCCGTACACCCTGGTCAGTTCCATGGTGGACGAGGCGCTGGAGGCCCTGGAGCCGGACGCGACGCTGCCGGTCGTCGCCGGGTTCTTCGCGACGTACGACATGGTCGCGGCCCCCGTCGTCGACGACTCGGGGTCGCTGCTGGGCGCGGTGACCGTGGACGACGTCCTGGACCACATGCTGCCCGACGACTGGCGGGAGACCGAGTTCCACCTGGACGAGGACTCCGGCGAGGGGAGCGGCACGGATGGCTCCTGA
- a CDS encoding magnesium and cobalt transport protein CorA — MSMIRDLRAVVRPSRISLRKESGPYETTRDPATPSAVVDCAVYRDGARVATATPLTPHEAMRQVRRDGGFVWIGLHEPTEAEFAGIAGEFGLHPLAVEDAVQAHQRPKLERYDDTLFTVFKTVHYIEHDRLTANSEVVETGEVMCFTGRDFFITVRHGGQGSLRALRHRLQDDPELLAKGPSAVLHAIADHVVDGYIAVADAVQDDIDEVETEVFSPGRKGAPRGTDAGRIYQLKREVLEFKRAVSPLLRPMQLLSERPMRLIDPDIQKYFRDVADHVARVHEQVIGFDELLNSILQANLAQASVAQNEDMRKITSWAAIIAVPTMVCGVYGMNFDYMPETHWKYGYPVILSVTVAICLGIHRTLKRNGWL, encoded by the coding sequence ATGTCGATGATCCGCGACCTGCGTGCCGTGGTCCGTCCGTCCCGCATCTCGCTGCGCAAGGAGAGCGGCCCGTACGAGACCACCCGTGACCCCGCGACGCCCTCCGCCGTCGTCGACTGCGCCGTGTACCGCGACGGCGCCCGCGTGGCGACCGCGACACCGCTGACGCCCCACGAGGCGATGCGCCAGGTGCGCCGCGACGGAGGCTTCGTCTGGATCGGGCTCCACGAGCCCACCGAGGCCGAATTCGCCGGTATCGCGGGCGAGTTCGGGCTGCACCCGCTGGCCGTCGAGGACGCCGTGCAGGCGCACCAGCGGCCCAAGCTGGAGCGCTACGACGACACGCTGTTCACCGTCTTCAAGACGGTCCACTACATCGAGCACGACCGGCTCACCGCCAACAGCGAGGTCGTGGAGACCGGTGAGGTGATGTGCTTCACCGGCCGGGACTTCTTCATCACCGTCCGGCACGGCGGCCAGGGCTCGCTGCGCGCGCTGCGGCACCGCCTCCAGGACGACCCCGAGCTGCTCGCGAAGGGCCCGTCCGCGGTGCTGCACGCCATCGCCGACCATGTGGTGGACGGCTACATCGCCGTCGCCGACGCCGTGCAGGACGACATCGACGAGGTGGAGACCGAGGTCTTCTCGCCGGGCCGCAAGGGCGCGCCGCGCGGCACGGACGCCGGCCGGATCTACCAACTCAAGCGCGAGGTACTGGAGTTCAAGCGGGCCGTGTCGCCGCTGCTGCGCCCGATGCAGCTGCTGAGCGAGCGGCCGATGCGGCTGATCGACCCCGACATCCAGAAGTACTTCCGGGACGTCGCCGACCACGTCGCGCGCGTGCACGAGCAGGTCATCGGCTTCGACGAGCTGCTGAACTCGATCCTCCAGGCCAACCTCGCGCAGGCGTCCGTCGCGCAGAACGAGGACATGCGCAAGATCACCTCGTGGGCGGCGATCATCGCCGTCCCGACGATGGTCTGCGGGGTGTACGGCATGAACTTCGACTACATGCCGGAGACGCACTGGAAGTACGGCTACCCGGTGATCCTCAGCGTGACGGTGGCGATCTGTCTGGGCATCCACCGCACGCTCAAGCGCAACGGCTGGCTCTGA